CACACACTAAGGACATACTATAAATGgtgttcatatatatatgtcatgtatatatatacaccatattttcTTGTGTATATTTGTACATGAGCCTATATATAATctgtgtatttacatatatatcaaaGAGCTACTTGAATagtatagagaaaaaatatttggcagGAAGAAAAAGATCCATAATCTATGGAATGTTTTCATGCAGAAAATattaactgaccatatatatacatatatatatatatatttgcaaattcttAAGCCTTATTTATAAATCagatgtttataaataaaatctttccttttcttgaataCAGGACTCTCTTGTTGCAACGACTACCAAAAAGCTAACGGCACTATAGAGATTTGAAACAAATGGACAGGATGAGCAGTAGAGTAGAAAAAGCACTAGGCTGAAAGCCAGATTCTTGTCTGGAGTCTGCCATGGATCAGCTAGATGACGTTAGACTACTTAGACTATTGAATGAGTGGGTTGGAAAAAAATGGTCTCTAATGTTCCTTCTTACAgtatgattcaattttttttctttagtaaggaagaagtgatGGCATAGCTGATAGACAAGGACAGAAGTGAGTAGCAATCTAGGTAGGTAAGAAGCAAGTTAAGAGATGTAAAGATCACCTGGACGCTGAGTCAAAGTAAAAATTTTCATAAGTCTCTTCCAGTATTGGGATCTCACTGAATTTATCTCTAGGATCTCATTtatgaaagattttcttttatgtcatGAGCATGAAGAAAGGTGTtgcaacatttttattaaaagtgcATTTCACCATTCATACTATCAACTTTCTGGATCTAAAACTGAACTCCCCAGATGGCAGATACGCTTGTGGTGAGCATGGCATAAccatagagaagttgaatcactaggttgtacacctgaaactaatcctACACTGTGTGTCCACTCTACTAACAGCCATCCCCCACAGCCCCCAAACTGAGCAATATGAGGATTATTACAAGGGTAAAGTGAGCCAAGGCttcaatttaaatatttagtactGTACTTAAAGACCTTTGAAGGTCTTTAAGGAATTAACGCTAATGTATGGTTGTGGTACTTTCCATATTCAGCACTTTCAGTATatattatttctgtgtatggaAAAAAGTGGTAAAATTGCCATTAAACATTAATGAAGCTATCTTTGGGTTACATAAGAACACCACCAAGAATCATTTACTGGCTTAACTTTCTACATTGTTGTTCCACTGCCCCAATGAAACATTTCTGCACCCATGCATGCTGTTAACATCACTTatccatttccctttttttagtTCACTGTTCCAACTCAGGACAATAAACAAGGTTAGGTTTGGTGACGACATGTATTAAAAGTATAACCACGGCTTTATTATATCTGTAATCAACAGAACCAAAAGGACTGCGTACTTTTCCTTTTAGAAGTGAGGGGAAACAGCTGATTCGTTTGTAcatataataaaaagttttatataaagtgatattttaatattattagaCAGTACCTAAAATTTGTGAGTTTAAAGAGCACCTTTTATATAATCAGCATTCAAAACTTTTTAATCTTAAGAAAACTTTTCCGATATCACACTAAACAGTCTAAAGTAGCTAATCATGCTTCCTGTACTTATTGTAACTTATACTTATTGTAACGATTTGGAGGTATCCTACCTCTGAGGAGGAATAAAAGGCAGACAGAAGATTAAAATAAGTCCTATTTCAGCATAAAGAAAGGTTGCAACTGCCACCCACTGGAGTGTCATTTTTTCTCTTCACACCTAAATAGAGAAACCGTTTACTTTGCTGCCTTTCAAAGAAAAGAACTTGGTTAAGGGCCCTGGGGCGCAATGTTTTAGTCCAGGGGACTGACGGGGGGCTCCGACTTTCCTCTAACCCGAGGCGCCTGGCCTTAACCCGCGGCGGGAGGGGTGGGGCACGGGTCAAGGGTGGGCCGGGAGGCCCGCGTCTTCACCTCCCGGGCGAGCCCTGCGGAACCGACGAGGCGGCCGGCCACCTCGCAGCGACAGCAACATAACGCTACCTTCCGCTAACGCCCGCGACGAGGGGCCCTCCCACTCCGCGAACGCGCCGCGGGCTGGGCCAGCTCCCGAGGTTCAACCGCGGGGGGAGAGGCGCGACCCCGCCGCCCCGCGCGGCCTGGCGCTCCTCCCCGCCTCGGGGCCCGCGACTCCCAGGGACCCGCCCGGCCTTACCCCGCCTGCGGCCGGCCTGGCTCCCCTCGCTGCTCCGCGCAAGCCGACGCGCGGGACGTCAGACGCCGCGGCGGGGcgagggggggcggggaggcgagcgcggggggggggggggggggaggagaagagcgccccacccccctccccgccccgccggcTCCCAAACCGGAACCGCGGGGTCGGAGCCAGCCGAGGTCGCAGGCGGCGTGAGGACCATTAGAATAATTGTTTTCTAATTGATGGTGGAGTTAGAGGGTGACTCAGACTTTTCGGCCGAGTGCTTGGGGTTCCCCGGTCAACTTCTTCAAGAGAGCCGACTGTAAATTTCTAATAAAGTGTGGTTTGGGTGGGAGGGGCGCGGATAACCGACGTTTTTCGAAAGAGCTTCTTGGGGTCCACGGAGAAGGAATGGCGCCGGAGCGGGAGGGTTCGATAGGGTGATGCGAATTCAGTGGACCCGTTTGAAAGGCGCTCTTTTCCTGTCCTTTCCTGTTCCGTCTTTCTTTGGTAGAAACGGTCTTATTGTCCGGGATTGCGCTAGAGTTAAATGGAAGACGCAGGATTGCTGGTTGTGCAGCATTCTGTTCTTGTGAGAACGTGGAAAAATATGCAGCTTCAAAACATTTCCCTGCTCTGTCTGCAGGCTGGGAAGAGACCATACAATCTAGAGAGATGTTTGGGGaatgagagggagacaaaacaatGTGTGTGGCTGCATTCCTTCAGttattattttccagattttcgCATTGCGTGAATAcactctattaatttttttaaaatattgacaagatatcagaaatgcaaatgacagggcgcctgggtggctcagttggttaagcgactgccttcggctcaggtcatgatcctggagtcccgggatcgagtcccgcatcgggctccctgctcagcagggagtctgcttctccctctcctgctccgccctcttgtgctctctctctctctcaaataaataaataaaatctttaaaaaaaaaaaaaaaaaaaaaagaaatgcaaatgacagTATTATCCTCCTGGACAGAATTATTTTGGGAATATTAAATGATGTAAATAGATAATTATAGAacctaaaaatacatttaagtgGGTGCTTTTTCTTATCACAAATATACTTGATcacacagaaaagagagaaaaaagactaaaTTAACTATaaggaaggtattttttttttaaatcaaacgcATGCTCTTCCACACTGGTTCCTTTGGAAGGCTGTGCACCGTACTCTATGCTGTTGTGCACACACACTAGTTTAATTCACTTCAGAGTTAATTTACAAAcacaaaaattacaaattttgaCTATAGCTCCCTATTCTTACATATTACATCAAATGAAAAAGCcagttatctttaaaaatatgttaattgaaaaaagaaagtatagaaTGTGCCTAAAAAATATGGCAACACAGTGTTTAGTTTAAAATGGATCCATTTAATATTGCCAAACACTTGAATTAAGCAGTTTTAGATAACTGTCTCCTGATACAGTTTTCATGTTGGTGGTATAGACTAATATCTTAACTATGGAACTTTTAATAGTTAACTGAGATACTTAATTCTTGCAGTGGCACATTCACCAACAACAAAATTCTCTTAGTAACACTCCCAGACCATGgaactttataattataaaaaaaaattaaaattatcatcAACTGCGGGGAGGCATAAAAATAACATCATAAATAAATCACTAAAAACAGGGTATGGaaattaggtttttaaattaaaaattatatttctctaagaaatatttcaaatatataatcatTGCCAGACTGGTTACcaaaattttatacataaaatgtgggggACAaactaattttatcattttaggtACAGGTGTATTTACCAAGCTCTCAATCTTGTAGGATCTAGAAGACTTGAAATGTAATGAAGTTAATGTCATTTAAAGAGTTTCATGCATCTtagttttaaattattgaaaacatCACACATAATTAAATTCAGTTACATACAGTTTAAAACAAATACCTTGAGGTGTCCTTAATGAATTAGGAAGTACCAATTTGATTTTCCAATTTGAATTTTTACTCTAAGCCCTGAAAGTAATTCTATAGAGAAtttcttgttccttttcattttatatagaaTTGGCATTCATTCTGTCACTTTGCACTTATTTTCACTCAAACATGCTTCATGTTAACTTATAAGTACTATAGGACTCATCCttttagtattaaaataaaaagttttatttatttaaaaatgttaaaaacacaattcctttaggaaaaaaaattgaggtttttgtttttgtttttaaatccataaCAGGATTCAGAGCAGTATTTGTCAAAGTTTGTTAGGATGACCAGGATGTTTGATCTACCTGGGGTCctctttaaaactaaattttgttTCCACCCTagagatctactgaatcagaatctctgaggacGGGGTCTAggactaactttttaaaatgttctcagGGCACTGTTTTTATGCTAATGTGTGAGAGACACTGACTTAAAGTAGAAACCAAAATGTGACCATGGGTGGTTTCACTGTAGatataaaatgaagtaaatattaaaataatttaggaaGTCCAGTCAAATCCCGTAATGGTCTGTAAGGTAGTCTAAGACTGCTGATGTGCTTGACAAAGCGTTAAATACTCTTTTTTCCTGTCTTGAAGTTATCTTTTCCATCATGTACATTAAATGTTGATGGAAACACATATACGGAGTTCCAAGTTCAAGAGCAATGTCAACCCAGTCCCAGATGCACTTCAGTGGGGTTTCCTCATATCCAGCAAACATGGCCGGGTTTGCTAAGAGTCCTCTTGCAACCATCACACCTATAAATTAAAGCATATCACATTTGTCCACACATTAAGAACTCATGGTTATGAGGTCAAACTTAATGGAACAAACTgagaatattgaaaaataaagtaatattacAAGGTTTCACAATAACCACATATTAGTCTAAATTACAAAACAATTTGATATGTTTGTAAACCAATAATGTTTCAATGTActtataagaatttaaaaaaatttttttaagacttctacATTAAACAATTAGTctctagggattttttttttttttttagggttaaTCCAGATTGTAAGTTGGGTTTGCTTAGGTTTATTTGCATTCTCCCATCTAGCCATACTTATCACAGGCCTTGGTGTGCCAACAATTTAAGGGAGTAATAAAATTGCATAGCAGTATGTAGTTCCTTTGGCTCCTATGACCACTCTGTGTTCACTAATTCTCATTTCTATTTTACTAAAAGGCTATTTTACTAATAGCCTTCTAACTGGATATGATGGTGGGAGAAAAGTAACTGACTTACCCAAATTAAAACATCTACTGCCTCTAAGTAAAAGAgttaacataattttaataagTTGTTTAGCTTAAATCAGTACAACAAGAAAATATGACTCCAATTTAAagacaaataatgaaaaatcacATTAACATTACTCTCCtatccccactttttttttttgctaattaaaaatcaaaaaaactcAAGTACTTATTTCTTACCATCTGTCCCAGTAATATGCCACacattttttgcttcttttaagtTTCTGATGTCTCCGTTAGCAATTACAGGTATAGACAtgttttccttaattattttaatgGCCTCATAGTGAACGGGCTGATGTCTTTCTTCAGCAGTTCTTCCATGGACTGTAATCCAAGAAACTCCTGTTGCCTCAGCCTTTCGACAAAGATCTACAGTTCTTGTAAGGTCATCATGGATCCTGTAATTTCAAAATTACATCAGTCTACTTGCAGCATACAAATCTTAATGCTAAAATTaataagctaaataaaataatatttcatctgATACATTATTCAGTTAGCTTTGCTATATTATCACCACATGCCACTATCAGAAAGGTTTTGTTCAGAGATCAGTTCCCATTTAAGACTTCAAATTTCGCTATTTCACTATTGGCAACAATAGGATGACAAATTTTACCTTACTTAGTGCTTCACCCTTTTGGCTTTGATAACTGAAAAAGTCATCCAAGTACTGTCATGGAGGAATGGAAAGATAGTATCCTATTATCTGTTGTGTATGCCCCAATCCCCGAGTgggaaaatataatacattatcatgaaatatgtttttaacCTGTCACCCAAAAACCTATtcctggtttattttcttttcattgtgaaatTTTAGTGcaaatattattactattttctaTTCTTGGTACCAGGAATGTTTCTCAGCATcgtcatcattattatttttctaaagtagacttcaggctcagtgtggagcctggcgaaggacttgaactcacgactcttgagatcaagacctgagctgagatcaagagttggacgcttaaccgagagagccacccaggcgcccctctcagcATTATTAATTAGGCAGtgcatggaaaaaaaacagagggTTTCTTTTGAGGGGaagtttttaataataaagggatgttttaatttctgttaaaaaatacaaaaatgaagttgttctgttatttttataaataaaaattatggtaGTCATTTACTAAACGTCTTATTTCTACATTTCCATACACTAGCTACCAATTTATTAAGGATGGATACCTTCACACTCTTAgacaaaaggaatttttaaaaaaatttcctaagTAATGGACTATCTTGTCAGTAGATTAAAATATTGTCTTTACCTTATTTTAATAGATACTGAAAATCTGGGATTTTCCACTTGATTTCTTACTTGTTTCACCATATCTCGAACAAGCTCTGGCTTGTTTATTAAGCAAGCTCCATAACCTTCTGCCATTGCCCACCTTTATAAAGCAGACACAACAAATGAATTGTAAATAGATGGACGAggagatacaattttaaaagcacCGTAAGTACATCTATTTCTCTATCTTAGTGACCTGGAATGGAATCAGATTTTTATAATTCACAGATCCAACATTTTAAAGTGGATCGATAAGAGATAAGGAAAACATGTTCCCAGATCAAAAAGTACTTAGGAGAAATGGTTTTCATTGGCAagtgagaaaattaaattaaaattaattcaaccAAAACAGACTTAGGTATTTGTAATTAATTTCAATTACTTCAGATTTTTAGAATTCCAAATTTGATGTTTATTGTACATAACAAGATTTTTATTAATCTTAATAGTAGAAAGATATTTTTGGCTTACAGCATTCCAACACCACTAAACAGCTTATTTAACTCTCCTAATGAGTATACAAATATGTCTAATCTGGTTTGGATTATGATGTACTTAAAACcttgattttattctttggaCACATTTTGTATTATTGACAGATAATCTGACCTGGTGCTAGGAAGGTAGGGATATTAGTATCAAATTAAGCATCCTATCAATACCCAGTTACTCAGACTCAACCAAACAACTGTGGTATAGAAAGAAAAGGTAATTATAAGAAAGTATTCTTATAGAGAAAATTAATTAGGAGAAAACAAGTGGCGATTTCTCAAATCATAGAATCACAGTTTCTTGTCTGACACAGCAGTAAAAATTCACTTTAGGGACTGGTATAAATGTTCTAGTCTTCCCTAGCTACTTATGGGTCAGGTTCAAGGCagatccacacacaaaaaaattctagTGGTAAGACAAAACACTAATCTATACCTTGTTTTAGACATCAGAAAATACCTTTGCATATCTGTTCCTAAAtaatctttccttatttttttctggcttatttGGAGCCCAAGCGCTttaactctattttctttttatttttttaattcttggaaaACTAGAGAAATAGTTTACCATGTTCACatagtttttttctaatttttctgaaaattcttcCAACTTCTTTAAGCTTTACCTCTGAGGGCAACCACAGTTAATGTCTATTCCATTCGCATAAGGACAGACAATACGAGCAGCATCAGATAAAAGTCTTGCATCATTAGCAGCAAACTGAACAATCAATGGGCAATCACCTGATAAAACGAATAGCTCAACattaaaattcacagaaacacacacacacacacacacacacacacacgatacgCCAAACTCGTCATGTTTGTATGGGATAATAACTATTTTCAGCCTAAGAACTATCTGTTCAAACAACATAGCATTtaactaattttaaatattttaaattaaaggtaATTTACATTTAGTTCAAATTCAAACAGTATAAAATCTGATAAAATGAACATTACAACACTCTTGACAAACAGATCCCATTTCCAAAGATGAGAATTAGTTTACTGTAATTTATGTATACCTGTAAAATTTAAGCAAATGTGAACattctatatatatttccatgcctactgctttttttccccccttgataTATCTGGGAGTTGTACTCAgacctattttcttctttttagtagCGTATTCTTCTGTATGGATGGACCACAGAGTGTACTTCTAGACTGTTTTTCATTTGTGGCTTTTGCAAACAATGCTGCGATGAGAATACTGTTAAACACATGCTACTCTGAGTATATTCATAGGGTAAATTCCCAGGAATGTAACTGCTGGATAGGCATCTAACATTTTGATAGACACCACAAAGCTTTCTTTCAGAAGAGTTTACCAATACAGATACACAACAATATGGACGGCAGTTCTTGTTTCCTCACAACTTATTCTACATTGTATATCCaacaatgtgtatttttatttgtggGTTCTCTCTCCATATTCTTTGGCTATTTTTCTACatgtaattcttcttttaattgttctttattttcttattatttttaaaaattttatttataaaacaaagaaatgagttCTGCTATcgtaaatatatatctattttaaagattttatttgagagagagagagagaacgagcagggggaggggcagagggacaagcagactccccgctgggcacggagcctgatacagggctcgatcccaggaccctgagatcaccacctgagtccaagttagacgcttaaccgactgagctatccaggtgcccctctatcgTAAATATTACATTCTTTCCAGGTTTTGGTTTGTCTTTGAGTACACGTGTGCTCCTTTCTAACAtataaaagtttacattttaatatagaaaatgtgTCAGATACTTCCTAGGTTTTAAGGACATATTTTTCCCATCTTCCTTTGGGTTAGTGTTATAAACTCTGGATAGATGTATTTTAATCTTTCTAAAGTTCTTTTGAGGACTACCTGTATGAGATTCACTAGGTGTTTgccaaaatgcagatttctgagcATCATCCCAGTTTCACtgattcagaatttttttctgtttatttttatttttttattcagaaattCTATGGCAATCCACTGATTTATAGGACTAACATGGGGTGGGAGAATTTGCTTTTCCCCAAGGATATAGGATGTTTTTCCCTTTATAACTCAGAGTTAGAGTTTCAAGTTAATAACCATTTAttagtttaatatattttcaacacAGGGCTAGAAGCTAAGGATACAAATCCATAAAagataattccagacttcaaggaGCCCATAGTctagagaatgggagacaggCATACAAAGAGGATATTATAATACAGTAGAATTAAGTCCAATAAAAAGCCTGTGAGAGAGGATAATAGTGGAGGGTGATCTGGCAAACTCCCTGAACACAAACTTTGAGAGCTGGATTAAGAAGCATGCAGTGTCGTTTGCCAGAGAGATATGGATCTGGGGGACGGGCATAGCTGAGGAAAGGATATTCTAGGTAGAGAAGTATGAGAGGATGGGGCACTTTCAGGAACTTAAATAAGTTAgtattattaaagaataaagttggtggagggtgcctgggtagctcagttggttaggcttctgactcttggtttccactcaggtcatctcatgggtcatgggatggagccccatgacaggttctgtgctcagtggggagtctgcttgaaagattctttccctctgcccctctcccactagcatgtgcacatacactttctctctcaaaataaataaataaatcttaaaaaaaaaaaaagagtaaggttGGTGGGCTGTGGAGagaaactaatggaagataaaGCTGCATAAGATATATTCAGAGGCTGGATCATGAGGAACATTATAGATTATTCACAGGtattgggattttattttaagtaatctcttcacctaacctggggctcgaactcaccaccctgaaGTCAAgcgtcacatgctttactgactgagccagccaagtaccCTGACACGTACTGGAATTTTACTCATTAGGCCACTGTTTTTCAATCTTTAGCAaactcagaatcacctggagggcttttTAAAACAGACTGCTGGACCACATAcccaaagtttctgattcagtgggccTGGGGCAGAGCTGAGAAATTTCCATTTTGAACAAGtttccagatgatgctgatgctgctggcctgggGTTTCAGcccttgagaaccactgctttaggcCATGAGCGGTCCaagaaggattttaagcagggaagaGATGTGatcaaatttacattttacaaaggTTCCTTTGGGCTATTTGTAGGATGGTTTGGAATGGGGCAAGACCGGAGGCAGTGAGATAGGAACCTAATAGCTCAGGTGAGAGGATGGGGCCCTAAGGAAGGCTAACCTCATGCTTAGATATATCATCCATAGTTTACAAGGCACAGAATAAAAGCATACTTAAAAAACTTATTACAAacataaaaaaactaaaagatttaaaaataaaatatctgaattgTGCTGTTTCTGAtcagacaagatttttttttttttttttagttttataaagtCAGCAAACTCTGGGTTTCACATACCTTGGTTTGTCGTAAATTCACTGTCTCGGGCTTTTATAGATCTGACAAAATCAGCAGCAACTATCATTGGTGTATAGCACAGATCACAACTGTATTTTCTTACTAATGTTCTAAAAGCCAACCTGCAAGCATATAAAACTTTAattaggcatttaaaaaacaCCACAATCATATGTACTTCCaagtttaatttaattattaaatatttattagaggaAAGTTCTACCTTTGAGAGGCTAGAGTAGATGTACTTTTTCCTATTATggctgtgaaaaaaagaaaaaaacaagcccAGATTGGAGTCATTTGCCCCTCCATGACcataaaccaagacttaattacagtttcaaccTATTCCAGGAATGTGACCTTTTAAAAGTCAATCTGAAATTTCTTGAACAGCAATAGTATAGTACTctgcaggataaaaaaaaatccctgttgtTCCCATCCCCACCAAAAGATATCCTGGCCTGAaccaatcctttcttttcttttgctaatgacTACTTGTTCCATCCTCCTTCCTGTAAAAACCTCCCATTTTATAGAACTCCATGGTGCACCTCTCTACCTGCTAGGTGGGATGCTGTGCGATtcatgaattgcttaataaagccaGTGAGATCTTCACATTTACTCAgctgagttttgttttctttaacacTGCTcggtatattatatataaaacaaacataagaaaactctgaaaggtggagagaagagaacagaaaggCTAGTGACCTTGGGACCTGAGGAACAACAGTGGTGAGTTCCCTGGGTTTCCTTTTTGCCTCAAATATCCCAGATTTGGACCTGAAGAAGCTGGAACTCAGAAATACATGAGTGCAGACAAAAAGAGCCCCAACAAAAGTCAGCTCTCTCACCAAAGGACTAGGAAAGGGGAAGCCTAGCAAGACAGAACAATTTTAAATAGTGGctctactccagccaaacaccaGAGATAAAACTGTGGCCCCACCTCCAGAAGCAAAGGTTGAGTGGGGAGCTTAGATTTGTACTTTTCCAGGGCCAAACAAAGTTCTCTAATACCTCTTCATAGTGGTGTCAGGGAAAGCCAGGTAGGAGCTGGGACTTTAATACTTTCTCCCTTCccacagtaaaaaacaaaacaaaaaaaaccaaaaaaaacctttctcccttcccactgTTAAGTAGTATCAGAGGATGCTTAGTGAATGGCCAGGACTTTCAATAGAGCCCAGCAGGTACCAGGCCATCCCCTCCATGGCTTACCCCCAGCCAGCAGTAATGAGGAGCCCCCTGTCCCCAGAGTGTCAAAGAAGACGAAATAGGAAATTTGGACTTTTACTTTCACCTCAGAGTGATGAGGTAGTGCTTTCTCATTCCTTTCCTGCTATAGtgatggcaggaaaaaaaaagttaacacagAAGGTTCGATATTTAGAATCAATCAATATAGTCCACTTTATTAAAAGgctaaaagaaaaatcacataattgtATCAAtcaatgtagaaaaagcatttgacaaaataatattcatgataaaaagaaaaaccctcaaGAAAACAGGAATAGGTAGGAACTTTCTCCACTTGATAAAAAGCATCCACAAAAAACTCCTACAGCTAACATACTTAAAGGTGAAAAACGGAACATATTTCTCCTAGATCAAGAacaaggcaggggcacctgggtggctcagatggttaagcgtctgccttccgctcaggtcatgatcccagggtcctgggatcgagccccacatcgggctcctggctcagcgaggagcctgcttctccctctccctctgcctctctccctgctcatgctttctctctctctctctgtatctctgtgtctcaaatgaataaataaaattaaaaaaaaaaaaaaagaacaaggcaaagatgctTGTTCTCATCATTCTTATTTAACACAGTGCTGGAACTTCTACTCAGtgtatgaaaaggaaataaaaggcatatgatggaaaggaaaaaataaaactgtccctataTGTAGATGAGATGATTGTCTACATAAATAATCccaaggaatttattttaaaaaacctccaATAAGGAAGTTCAGTAAGtttataggatacaaaatcaacataaaaatcaattttatttctatataccaacagtGAATACATGGACACTGAAGTTAATAGTATAAAGCCATTTACAATtgctacaaaaaaagaaataatcaagtgTCTTACAAAACATGTATAGCACTtaatatgctgaaaactacacacaacgatgaaaaaaataaaagatctaaataaatgggaaagataCTATGTTCATGAGTTGGGAGACTCAACATAGAAAGGAATTCAATTCTCAAATTGAtacaca
This genomic window from Halichoerus grypus chromosome 12, mHalGry1.hap1.1, whole genome shotgun sequence contains:
- the DUS4L gene encoding tRNA-dihydrouridine(20a/20b) synthase [NAD(P)+]-like isoform X1: MKSDCIRTTICQERKKDPVEMLHSGQLVKVCAPMVRYSKLAFRTLVRKYSCDLCYTPMIVAADFVRSIKARDSEFTTNQGDCPLIVQFAANDARLLSDAARIVCPYANGIDINCGCPQRWAMAEGYGACLINKPELVRDMVKQVRNQVENPRFSVSIKIRIHDDLTRTVDLCRKAEATGVSWITVHGRTAEERHQPVHYEAIKIIKENMSIPVIANGDIRNLKEAKNVWHITGTDGVMVARGLLANPAMFAGYEETPLKCIWDWVDIALELGTPYMCFHQHLMYMMEKITSRQEKRVFNALSSTSAVLDYLTDHYGI
- the DUS4L gene encoding tRNA-dihydrouridine(20a/20b) synthase [NAD(P)+]-like isoform X2 is translated as MIVAADFVRSIKARDSEFTTNQGDCPLIVQFAANDARLLSDAARIVCPYANGIDINCGCPQRWAMAEGYGACLINKPELVRDMVKQVRNQVENPRFSVSIKIRIHDDLTRTVDLCRKAEATGVSWITVHGRTAEERHQPVHYEAIKIIKENMSIPVIANGDIRNLKEAKNVWHITGTDGVMVARGLLANPAMFAGYEETPLKCIWDWVDIALELGTPYMCFHQHLMYMMEKITSRQEKRVFNALSSTSAVLDYLTDHYGI